gcggtagtccgcacataatctttttccgagcaagtataccaaatagtgctctcaaattaaagacttatcatataacatattaaaacatattaaaacttactaacatattaaaacttatatcatataacataataaaacatattaaaaaactactaacatattaaaacttattataacatattaacatagtaaaacattttatttagaagtttagaacttacttgtaatcgaagagcggctcgccttcccacctcctccgcaacttgtgctctagaaggggcacgacgacgacgagagtcactttgatcttgggcaattcccttgccccgatcaccaccacgacgagatgaagacatgatattatggaaattggaagtagagaataaagagtagtgtttatgtgatattaacgtaaacaagaacaacgtgagtaaattatgagcgcaaataacgtaaacaacttgagagaaagaggatggagaatagagaaattgagattgagagagaaattcttatcaacacaagaatggggtaagtagaaaatgaagatgaggggggtatttataggggaaaaatgtgattaaaaaaagaaaaaaaaaaagaaaaaatttcaaatttttgaaatccggcggaaccgccggtttaccgccggaaccgccggtttactcgttgaaccgccggttttttgtcagaaaccgccggtttcgtcaacggttttctgacaaaaaccggcggtttctgacccggtttctgaaaaggctacgtctaggccggtggtagcctgaaaaggtgtcggaaccggcgaaccgccggttcggaaccgccggttacggttcgcaaatttcatgaacctgaaccggcccgtcggaaccgccggttccggtcacggttcggaaccgccgccgacggttccggttccggttcggaaccgccggtgacggttccgggccggttcagccgggccggttcggtttggtgatgtctacTTCTATCCATCTATCTTGGTCTATATATTCAATAGCAACTACATTTCCACAGAGAAGTATTAGTTTTTCTTTTGGACAAGAATTTggttaaaaaattaattatatggcATGTGCGATGGAAGAAGACAAGGATGTTTTTCATTCTCCAGAAAAAACAATGGAAGATAGAGATGAAAAGGTTGATGATGAAGACGAAAAGCAGAAGCTTGAGCTTATGCGAGCAGCTCTCCAAATGAAAATTCCCTCCTTCAAGGTACATTAGATTTATGTTTGTTCATATATAAAAGAACAatattatgtgattttttagtTGCATATGGTTTGAGCTCTAAGTGGCAATTGTAAAGATAAAAGTATTGAATATATTTTCCGTATTATAAATTATTTGACagaattattaattaaaattaaagataCTTAATATTGATTATAGTTAGGATTTTTATATCACTGGAGAGGTGGTATGCAAAATTCATTAGTACCAAATAAGATATTAAATGTTATAGATTTATTTTACACTCTAAACACTTGTGCAAAAGGGGATTAGAGGATCGATCTATGTCTTTGGGTATGAATCAACATTAAATCCTTTGGTCATCTGTCCCACTTATTGAGGTCCTTACAAATTAGCACGGAGAATAGTTACTAGGTCTGCTAATGAATACCCctggtaattaaaaaaaattaattgtgcAAAACGAAATATGGGTATAATATAGGACGAACAAGAGGCTTACTTGTAGTATTTATTTCCTAGATGTTTGGAAAGAgaaaaatatagtataaaaatGATCTACCAATATTAGTACAATGTATGACTAGTTGCAGCAATATCACATTTTAGCCACTTGTGTGGAGGCCACCGAATTAATATGATAAAGTTAAGAATAATTGATGTTTTTaaactagtactatattttagtttttttttgtcaattttcataacttttaaaattaatataaaattataaattttaatttccaattatctcataataattaaaattgaattaatatgacaaaatcaaatattatatgaccacaaaaatatcattttagataTATTGCCGCCTTTTAATTAacattcaatatatatatataacgcTATTTTGTTTTCTAGCATATTTGATTTTATCATATTAGTTTCAATTTTGATTGTAGTACaattgaaaaaacaaaaaaattatgattttgttatctagtttcaaaagttatggaattgataagaaaataataaaactttgttaTTTAAATGACAACTGTTCCTgtaaattatgaaaaataaaaactagcTATTTGAAATGAACTTATACATATCAGTTTCGAAGTAGCTTGTGAGGATTGGATCACCTATTTATTTTGCTCTATCGTCTTCTAAATTTCTTCATTGGGGTTTTGCTAGCTAGCTTACCCTTTAGTCACTTCTAAGTAATTGTTTCAGATTATCGAAAAATTAAGTTATCCATAAATATATGGAATACacccaaaatttgatttttatagCCTTTTATTCATAAATacatgaatttttattttttaggaatttgtTGTGAGCGAATTTCTTTGACCAATAAACCAAATTTTCTAGAAATTTGTATCATTGATCTTTTATGATCAGCTACTATCATAAAAGAACTATTATTAGGATTTACGAAGAAGCATTATCAAAACAAAAACGTATAATTGTATACATGAAGAAACGCAATCATAAAAAAGTTTAACATTCATTCACTGTGGCGGATAGTATACGCCCTTCAAAATTGTTCATATACGctgatattttatatttgaatttcatAGTTTTTTCCAAATGTCTTTTAATAAGTTCCACTTAAATCTTGAAAATTTCTGCACATATATTTTTGGATCTCTTAAGATGAattattagcttccccctttaTATACTGACATAGAAATGAATGTTGGCTAACATTTTTATAATCAGACCGAGCCGGCCCAATTCGATCGATTTAATCACAAACATACATTTGGTGGTAATTTGAACGTCATATACAGATATGGGATCAACTAGAAATTAACTTTCCCCCTAAagtaattaaagaaaaacaattTGTGAATAAAAGTTAAAACAATTGATCTTGCAAAATGAATAGGTAATCAAGACTTTCACATGTGATAAGCTTGTAATGACAGAATAGATGATacaaaaatgcaaattaatttATGATCGATAGAGCTTGTAATGCAATTAAATCATGGCAGTTGCAAGATGCAAGCAGTAAATGTGATAAGCTGCAGGATGTAGACCAGCTAACGCTGAGAAGGTTTCTCCGCGCACGCGATCTGGACGTGGAGAAGGGATCGGCAATGCTAATCAAGTGCTTATGCTGGAGACAATCCTTCGTTCCAAAGGGTTTCATTTCAGAATCGGAGGTGCCAAATGAGTTTGCTCAGAACAAGATGTTTCTGCAGGGAACAGATAAGAAAGGCCGCCCGATTTCCCTGGTCTTTGGTTCTAGACATCTTCCCAGGAAAGGAGGCCTTGAGGAATTCAAGCGTGCGTCTTGCTTCTTCTTACTCTTCAACTATTCGTTTCTGACATGCCGTGGTTCAATTTCTAGGTTTCTTGGTGTTTTCCCTTGATAAGCTGTGTCAAAGGTGCTGCATTTTTCCATCACACAATGAGTTAGATTGACTGATGGTGCAAGTTTCAAAATCACACATAGGCATATGAATTCTTTTGTAGTGGAAAAATAATCAACACCGCAAGTGCTAAAGTCTGTTTCTTGAAAGCAGGATTCCTGATGGAGTGGAGAAGTTCACGATCATCGGAGACCTGCATGGATATGGATTCTGTAACAGCGACTTGCGTGCAAACCTTGCAGCTATTACCATTTTACAGGTTAGAGAGTTTACCAGTTAACATGTCAAACCGATATACATAGCCGTTGATAAACAGAAGAATAATTCTTCCTAATACTGATCTTTCAACACAGGAATACTACCCGGAAAGGCTAGGGAAACTCTTCATTGTTCACGCACCATATATATTTATGACGATGTGGAAGCTTGTCTACCCATTTATCGACAAAAAAACAAGGAAGAAGGTGAGAGTACCTGTTTTTACTGAAAGCTTCTTCTACTGCATAGTGCATAGTGCGGTCATTTGATTTGGTGTCCCATTGTACAAGGTCGTGTTTGTTGATGATAAGAGACTGCATGAGACTCTGCTGGAGGAAATAGACGAAAACCAGCTGCCGGAGATCTATGGAGGCAAACTGCAGCTAGTTCCAATTCAAAATGCCTAGTTGATCACGATGCATCCCAGATCACAAATTATGTAATTCATACTTGGTACATGGCTGTATCGACTATCGATAGAGTACCTTTGATGTTGTTTTCCAGCTTCCTTTGCTActccaaaaacaaaaaaagtagCAAGTATATGTCAGAATGGTATTGTAAACTGAGTAATTGGCATTGTATGCACAACTACATATCTACTTGGACATCCGGACACTGACTTAAATAAGACCAGGAATCTGACTTTACCTTGTAGTAAATGCTAAGTATGATGTTGTATGGATTAATACAGGTGAGACAAAAGCTAATTGCTTTTTTAAACAATGAAGAAGGCTGTCCGGAAGTCTTACATGGAACATAAAACCACAAAGAGCAATCTAGATCGATACTAAACAAATGCAGATTGCATCTTCAGCGACATTTAAGATTCCTATTAAACAATTAAGATCCGCCAGACACAAAAATAGTATGGCATTTGGTAAGAGATCTCTTCTTGTTCTGTCAGAAATAAGACTATTCCATAAGGTTACAAGTGCCAGGGTGGCAGAAAAGTCTTCACTCATAAACTTCAAACTACACAAGAAGGAGAGTTTCGGACAGAAGTATGTTGTTCATGGCAGACCCTGTATCCTGCATTAGCAGGATGGGTCTGGGGATAAACAAATTTATTGTAACCATTCATTTATTCATCAGTCTTGTTGGTCACAGTATGAAGTACTACAGTTTGCAATTACtgtaaatttattttcttcagTGACGACCACATTTCCTACTTATGAGAAGTTCATTCCGCTCTTTCTGATATATGCTCAAGACCTACAAACATTTCATTGAGCTCCAACAGTGACATGCTTATCATAGATTCTCCAACTGTTGCCATGGTTGGTGGTCCTAGTTGCAGCAGCCATCACATAACCAACGAATGGTCCTTAACTACATAGTTTACAAATTATACTAGAGTACCACATCTGATGACCACTGTGGTCTCCGTTTTCCCTCATATGCATAATTGGAAACAGCAGGGCTGACTTACAACATTAAATATTAGCTACCAATAGTCTCCACAGGAACAGGAGCCCATTTCAAACCGATGAAATCGAATTCTATCCCTCACTGTGATTACTCTATGCAGTACCTTCGATACAATTTTAATCCAACAGTGGCAATCGAGACAGGTACGCAGGTTTTTAGAAATTGAGATTTCAGTTCCAGGACTGGATTTTAGGATAGAAAAGGCCAAAGCTAGTTTTTCACTGTGATAGTTCaagttttcttctttctcttcctctGATATATCCATCAAAACTAAGTCTGGTGCAGGGACATATCCTTCCATTCTAGAGCGATGGGATAAAGCTTCTAATACTCTGTATATTGGTTCAGTGTCTGGGTGTGACCTATCACCTGCCTTGAAGTAGTGAATGGCACCATGCAATTCAACCCAACTTTTTCCGACACTCTTATGAACTCTCTTCTTATTCATGGAGTACCTTACAGTTTCCGCATTATCCCATTCCTTAGCCGAGCAATAAATATTCGACAACAGAACATAATCTCCACTAGAGAGATGCTTCATTTTGCCAACAGCAAATTCACCCCACGCAGAGTTCTTGTGAGTTCTACAAGCACTAAGCAGAGTCCTCCATATAACCACATCAGGCTCCATTGGCATTTCACTAATAATAGTATTAGCTTCTTCTAGAAGTCCAGCCCGTCCAAACAGGTCAACCATTGCTCCATAATGCTCAAGTTGTGGTTGAATTGAGAAATCCTTCTTCATCATATCAAAATACTTGCGACCTTGTTGAACAAGACCACAGTGGCTGCATGCTGTGATGATTCCAATGAATGTTACAGGATCAGGTGTAATATTATCCCCTTTCATGGCCGAGAACACTGAAATTGCATCTGCAGCAAGACCATGCATTGCTAATCCATTTATCATTGAATTCCAAATCGAAACATCAGTTTTATCAGCAGTGTCGAATATAGATTTTGCGGTTTCAATTCTTCCACATCTTGAATACAAGTCCACCAGGGCAGATGACAATATGTAATTAAGTTCAATCCTTCTCTCCCTCATTAGACCATGCACATACTTTCCATGGTTAAGAGCGCCAAGCTTTGAGCATGCAGTTAACACAGAAGCAAAAGTATATCCATCCGGGTCAATATTTGCTACAAGCATCTCTTCGAACATACCTATTGCTTCCACAAACAATCCGCTTCTTATGTAACCTCCAATTATTAAGTTCCATGTCACCACATCTCGAATGGGTAACACGTCAAACACTTTCTTGGCAGTATCAATTTCCCCATTCTTCACAAAACTGTCAATCAACAGATTGGCAGCGTTCACATTAGAACTCCTTGAACATATTTCAGTGATCAGTTGGTGAGCATATTTGGGTTTGTCACAAGCTGCATATGCCTTAATCAAACTGGACAAAAGTGAGGGGCACATTTCATATCCTTGTTTTAAGATTTTACCGTGCACAGTAGTTGCAGTTCTGATACTGGATGTAAGCTTGCATGATTCAAGAATGCAGAAAAGGGTTTGATCATCTGAAGAAATTGtaagaaaaaagtaaaataatcaCTTTCAGAGCTTAGACAAGCTGCAAGGTATTGTGCTCTTTCAAGTTGAGCAAATGGAATTATAGATAACTAGTATACATGAAACAAGTTACAATAAGTAACGAAAATcactatatatattattatcatACCAAAGAATGTTATACTGAGCTCTCAACCCAAATGGGACACACATGTAATGAAATACTATACTCTTGTGAATTAAAGTAGGCAAATACTAACAGGGGCTGCAGTTCACATCTTACAAAATCCATGCCACTACCAAAACACAAAATATCAAACCGGATTTCCAAATTTcaagtttttaaaaaatttcagcATAAACCACAACAAGATTGCATAGGTAACTTCTCGAAATTTCCTGGTGGGTATATAAGTCAGATCAGCATATCCACTTCAACATAGCTAGATCATCTCAAATCAGGATGATTACTAGTATTCAAGTCCATAGCTTTAATTACTTTGATAAAAGGAGAAATGAACAAAAAAGAGAGAGGCTATCTGCCAATAATTCTAAttactacaaaataaaataaaggtcTCGTTCAAGTATCTTTGTTCTACTAGGAAATTAGCCAATTCAAATAGGCTCACTACTGATAAATCCGGAATAGGCTCACCCAACCGACTAGTATATGCAACTTATGAAATTTGAATAATATATCCACCATTTTCACATAATCAGAATAAGCAAAAGTAGTATgtataattcaaaataaaataaaataaaatcaaaaggcGAAATACAAAAGTAGGAAGAGAACAACCTGTGGATGGATAAAGGGTTTGAGGAGAAGCGGAAATGGAGTAAGAATTAGGGCTGAAAATGGCGGCATATCCCCGACGGAATGGGCGCATTAGAGAATGTGATCTCCTCACAACTTCCATTCTAccgaattatttaattcataatcGTGATTGCCGCTTCCCGCCGAAAATCGGAGAAAGAAAAGAACGCTCAAACTTAGATTTGGAGGAGAGAGAATTACGAATAGACGAAGAGACAGCTTTTATTCTTTACTGGATCGAAATAGTTGGATCCCAAAATATGTAAACAAAGCCCAGCCCACATCTAATATAAGCAtgctattttctttttctacaatcaaattttatttttaacaaaaaacatAAACTTTAGAAATTTCTACTTCTTTTTCCTAAATGAGAAATCAAAAAATAAGTATATTATAGCAATCAAAATTTATTGGACTGAATTATTATTATCAGATTCACCGATAACAACCCAATTCGTATGATTTGTCACCACTAGTTGCTCTTCTTCCCAAGCTCCCACTTCTCTTGTCTCAAACTCATTCAATCACTCAAAATGAATTAGATCTAATCTAATAAACTCATCTGATTGTAATGTTGTAATTTCAGGAAACTCGTGTGCTGGCAGCCTGTAGCTTGATGTTCAACAAAAAAATGAACTAGTCGTATTCGTTTTTTTTGAtattccaactaagttgagtcattttcctttttgactaaaaacaaaatatttaattactcTTACTTCtaacacctactttactctctctttatctttcataGAGTACTTTatttatctctcctacttttaatataattttttaatttttgtgccCAAAAATTATGTCTCAACTTAATTGGAACGAATGAAGTACGGTAAATAATAGAACGGCATTTATTATGCAAAGAGGAACAAAGTCACCCCACGGCATATATGATTGAATACCATAATTTTATTCGTTCATATATCCAACTTTAATAACAAAATGACGGAAGCATGATTTTAATAGTGGGGTCCAAATTAGAGACTGggaaaaatactaaaataccGCCCTTATCATActgaaaaaataccgaattttcggtacaGTATAATATTTTATCGAAAGATTTAGGTAAGGTAATGGTACGAATTTTCATATACTGCGGTATATCGCGACATACCGATATTCGATATATACtctaaattaaggtatatacggtaaaatataaatataattatatataaaatatattttatatatttttaaattataaaatctattgtgaaatataaatataattataaataaattatgtttgatatatttattaaattataaaatataaataatattctaaaagtcaaatattctattttcattgattttgaaagttaggtataccgcaaaagtacggtataccgaatttcgATACGGTATTACTGAAAATGAGGTAAGGTATCGGTAGACTTGTCCAAGGTTTACCGAACCGTCGGTTAAAACCgtaaccgtaaccgccggttacggtttcgaaccgaaaccgtgagaATTTACCCAAACTGAaaccgtcccaaggaagatgaccccttccttgggaggcacgagattttatgcaactttattttgtgtgttaagtggagagagtaaagtaagagagatggaataaagtagagagaaagagtatttccatttttagtaatgagtcatcttggttgggacaaaccaaaaaaaaagtgggtcatcttcaatgggacggagggagtatatgcaTATTTATGGGGCTAAGAATtactcaattttttattattagctTATAAAAAACATTCCTTTGTAATCTAGAAAAACAATATTTACCTAATAGGAAAATAAACatgaaaatcagaaaaaaaaattgatttgattAATAAACAAATGAATTAACTAAGCATCTAACTAGTGATGGAAAATCATAAATGGAAATCTAAGAAAAGAAATATTTACCTAAATAGGAAAATAAACATGAAAATCAGAAAAAATTGTTTAATAAACAAATGAATTTATCTAGGCATCTAACTAGTTATGGAAAAACATAGTAAATGGAAATCcaagtaataaaataaatagctATGGTAGAAAAAGAAGGCGCCGAGTGTGGGTTGCATGTCATATTACAAACCGTTTGCGCTAAATAGTCATTTGAAAACTTTAGTTAGTACTCTTTTATcttacaagaatatgcactcttttctttttagcacGTCCCACAATatgtattttctaattttataaatttctttcattttaatAAGGTGAGACCAATTCTCCAAAAATGAATAGTACTCCTCATTACAAATTTATACTCCGTAAGTAGTGATTCGTAGGATCTATGTATTTTGATGGCAACAATTCAATAGTTAAAATAAgtgataaaatagaaaattgaatTAGATACTACTATATCAGATCGTTTGTTAAGTCCGAGGTGGAAGAAAATAGATATCAGCAATTGAATACAGAGGATGCAATAGACCGTTATCATAACTATGTTACCTAGCTTGACCCATCTTGTTTAAGGATAATCTCCCCTGCAAAAGCTGGATTCAAATTTGCTGCCTAGACTTATGTAAAAGTTAAATCTATTTTGGCGTTTTATATACGTATATTCATATCGTGCATGTACAAGCTTTAAAGATATACTCCATCCCTACACAAAAATAGTTCAATTTATGGATGACCTGAgctttaatgaaaaatttgtaAAGTGAAAGACAAACAGAAGAAAAATTAGATAAGATAGGAGAGggatgagaaaaagtaagagagaaggagcaAAGCATTGGGTAAATTATGAGAGAAAGTTTTCATTGTtgaaaaataagactatttttcgtggacactTCAAAATGGCAAACGAAGActatttttttgtggacggacgGAGGAGTATATGTTTTACCTATGAATTGGCTGCAAAGGAAAACTAAATATAGATATATGTAGGTTCTCATGAAAACtaaataaaactaaatactACAAATATAACTTTCATTTTTTGTAATAGTAGTAGTGTAGAATGAGTaataagagcacccgcaacgcgtcaagCGGGTGTCTCGTATCTCTTCcatccgagacgagacggcagtATATGAAGTAGGAATATGTGatagaaagaaataaagaatGGTAAGATGCATGGGTTGTAGGGAGGAATAAGAAGAAGGGGGGCCAGTTGTTGGCTTCTTCACTGTCTTGTTGGCTGATAACAATTCTGACTTTCTTTTGTACTCTGTCTGCTATCACGTTGCCAAGGAATAGTAATTCTTAAATGTGCCTTTTGTATTTAACATCCCTCCTCTTTCAATATGCCAGCCACAATCTCactgtttttcatttttattcacATTTGAAATATGGGTGTGAAAACGGTGCTTGTGAGAAAACTGAAAACTTACCTAGTGTAGTGCATGAACTAAACTATTAAATTCAAATCGAACACTGGAGTAGTAATTAAGTTTTTCAAACATCTATGTAAATTTGCCGAAATATTTTGATTACTTTTCTTATTTATATATCAAGCCTTCTAATTTGCGGAAATATTTTGATTAGTCTATTTTACCAATGATTTGTGTTTTGCACCACTAACAAAGAATCATGTACTTGGCTATACATGTTAGGGTTTAGGTTTCACTGCTTATGACATACTCCTACTATATTCAACCTTTGTGCATGAGCACACACACCACTATCAAGTGCTATCAACATATTTTTTCTCTAGGATAAGGCCTCCTAAACGACTAATTAACAAGATcattaaatttacaaattactatTAAGTTAAAGGAATATAATTATGAAATGAatctttattttcatttttatgtacttagtaattaattagtaaaatttAATGGTCTTGATAACAATTTATGACGTACTAGAACAAAAGAAATGCGGGGGTGG
This window of the Salvia splendens isolate huo1 unplaced genomic scaffold, SspV2 ctg86, whole genome shotgun sequence genome carries:
- the LOC121791630 gene encoding phosphatidylinositol transfer protein 3-like, yielding MEEDKDVFHSPEKTMEDRDEKVDDEDEKQKLELMRAALQMKIPSFKLQDASSKCDKLQDVDQLTLRRFLRARDLDVEKGSAMLIKCLCWRQSFVPKGFISESEVPNEFAQNKMFLQGTDKKGRPISLVFGSRHLPRKGGLEEFKRFLVFSLDKLCQSLFLESRIPDGVEKFTIIGDLHGYGFCNSDLRANLAAITILQEYYPERLGKLFIVHAPYIFMTMWKLVYPFIDKKTRKKVVFVDDKRLHETLLEEIDENQLPEIYGGKLQLVPIQNA
- the LOC121791636 gene encoding pentatricopeptide repeat-containing protein At5g50990-like, which encodes MEVVRRSHSLMRPFRRGYAAIFSPNSYSISASPQTLYPSTDDQTLFCILESCKLTSSIRTATTVHGKILKQGYEMCPSLLSSLIKAYAACDKPKYAHQLITEICSRSSNVNAANLLIDSFVKNGEIDTAKKVFDVLPIRDVVTWNLIIGGYIRSGLFVEAIGMFEEMLVANIDPDGYTFASVLTACSKLGALNHGKYVHGLMRERRIELNYILSSALVDLYSRCGRIETAKSIFDTADKTDVSIWNSMINGLAMHGLAADAISVFSAMKGDNITPDPVTFIGIITACSHCGLVQQGRKYFDMMKKDFSIQPQLEHYGAMVDLFGRAGLLEEANTIISEMPMEPDVVIWRTLLSACRTHKNSAWGEFAVGKMKHLSSGDYVLLSNIYCSAKEWDNAETVRYSMNKKRVHKSVGKSWVELHGAIHYFKAGDRSHPDTEPIYRVLEALSHRSRMEGYVPAPDLVLMDISEEEKEENLNYHSEKLALAFSILKSSPGTEISISKNLRTCLDCHCWIKIVSKVLHRVITVRDRIRFHRFEMGSCSCGDYW